The Sesamum indicum cultivar Zhongzhi No. 13 linkage group LG6, S_indicum_v1.0, whole genome shotgun sequence genomic interval accctaaaccctaaaccctaaaccctaaaccctaaaccctaaaccctaaaccctaaaccctaaaccctaagaATCAGCTACTTGTTCTGTTTCCAATTTTTTGAACCTGAACACACCTGAGTTTTATCGAGTTCTAGTTTAATTGCAACCCGCTAAACATCACGTACCATTTttaaaatgagagagaaaaagcataaatgaaaaaaaagattaatatatatatatatatatacattttaccTGAGTGGGTTCTTAAGAATTGGGACGTGCATGGACCCATGCGGATACTAATTTTAAGAACCCACCATTAGTTccatcttttatattttggaatCCGAACCAACTCCGAATTCTATCGGGTTCTGGTCCAATTACCACCCGAGAACATCCCGTACCAATTCTGTAATATGAAAGCtataatcaaagaaaaaagatgttaaaaagaattttagttAATTGAGTTTTAGGGTTAAGTTTGGGCCTAcagaagaaaaatttgaaaatagaaggaaacaaaaaaaggacAATGATTCCTGTGTTGGGCCTTACAATGTGTTACAGTAAGattcagtaaaaaaaatatatccattGGTTGGGCCTTATAACGTGTTTTGAAGAAACATCATTTAATCGTTGGACTCTTTCAGCAAGGTTCAAGAAATGCAATATGACCGTTGGGTATTTTAACAAAACAATCTAAACAATACTGATAATAACATCTTTATCGTCCTCATTGTCGAGTATTTTGGTATGACTTTATAATTGATTGATGTTgaacaaataattaacaataaatgaataaaataagctaatattttgttaatggTCAAACTTTAGCGCATTGCAATTTGGAGAAGTGAAGACAAACTAATAAGTGaagaaaagttttaaaataattaaatatatacatatatatatatatatattaccaaGGTGGGTCTTTTAGGATCTAGGTCTCACTATGGACCTGGACATATCCTAATTTTAAGAACCCGCTACTTGTTCTGTTCTCCATTTTTTGAACCTGAACCCGCATGAGTTCTATCGGGTACCAGTTCAATTATCACCCCATAAACATTACGtaccattttgaaaatgtgaGTGAAAAAGCATGGGCCTGAGGGTAAATTGGGTATGAGAAGACAAACttataaatgaagaaaaattaataatataaatatatatattgggaaaattgcataatacccCCTGTGTTATGCACAAAACTTACctgtattaaataaatagccaTAAAAGACCTGTGAATTTTGAAACCCTGCAAAAATCCAAAACTGACAGAAGGTGTTGTACACAGGGTGAAAATGAGAGTAggggcttttttttttaccttatttCAGCCTTTCTGGTCCAAAATGCCCTTCTCCTCCAATACATACACACCTTAACATCTTCTCACAAACATACTACACAAAAATAGGATTTTAAGTGGGCAAATTTCCAATTTGCcccttttatttgaatataaataaaaatcacttatgatattatatattattaattaaattaaattattatttaatttaaatatattttaatatttatttataaaatatactatctCAATATAACAatcctaaaaattatatcagattttttaacttttataaaatgttataataaaattattaatatatatttaaaataaatatttaatattttttactttttctaaattttgttaaattaaataattttctttgaatataaataaaaaatcacttacaatattatatattattaattaaattaaattattatataatttaaatatattttagtatttatttataaaaatatactaaacaaatataaaaatacttaaaaattataccaattttttaacttatataaaatattatactaaatatttttttattatttttaaattttgttaaattaaataatttttattcttcaacGTCATCTTCTTCGACGCCAACGAGTCGTCGACGGTAATAAAAATGGGCAAGATTGGTCTCGTTGGAATCTTCTCGACGAGAGGAGTCGAACGGTGGTAGTCTTAGTCCATGATTCATCCCAACAGCGGCAATCGACGGCGACAAATTTTACtgtagaaataaatttaaactttttggaTCTCAGCAAAAACTTGATGAAATGGGCAAGCTTGGTCCCATGTCGAAATTCATCCGGACGACGACGAATCGAAGCCAAGAAGTTTTGATGATCGTGCTCGGAGCCCAGTCTCTCCGGTCAATGAAAGTTCAATATGTTCGCCTTGAGGAGAGGATTCTAATGGTATAAGTCATGGCCGAAAATTCTTTCATACGACGCCGAAATCTTAGAGAGaagattttgaagaaatagtatatataatatatatacgttatatataatgtatatataaatatatataaataaaaaatatatttaaattacttatagTCTGGAccgtttatttttttacattcaaaGATCAATGGTTGTTATAAaaagggtataacggtcaaTTTAGCAAAAACTTAACGCCGTTAGGGTTTATCTAACGGAAGGGGAGAGTATGAAACATGTTGAAAAACATAGGgtttttttgcctattcttTTAACATAGAGGGTTTTtagctaaatattgaaaacatatgagggttttatgcaatttttccatatatattttaccagAGTGGGTTCTTAAGGATTGGGACATACATGGACCCATATGGatcctaattttaaaaacccACCATTagttccattttttatttgtttgaattcGAACCAGCTCCACATTTTGTTGGGGTCTAGTCCAATTACCTTCCAGAAACATCCCGTATCAATTCTGTAATATGAAAAGCTAtaaccaaagaaaaaagatgtgaAAAAGAATTTTGGTTAATTGGGTCTCAGGGTTAAGTTTGGACCTACAGAAGGAAAGTTTGAAAGTagaaggaaacaaaaaaaggacAATGATTCATGTGTTGGGCTTTACAATGTGTTACAGTGAGattcaataaacaaaatatatccGTTGGTTGGACCTAATAACGTGCTTTCAAGAAACATAATTTAACCGTTAGACTCTTTCAGCGAGGTTCAAGAAACGTAAAATGACTGTTGGGcccaattatattataaaagtaaatcaAGATGGACGAAACAAATTTAGCGCTTAATAAGTTGGGAGCGCGGAGGATGCGGCTTCATATAGGTTTACTTTTGAATATCTATTTTCGAGTTGGGGGAGACCTTTCACTAGCGAGAACTCTTAGCCACTAGAGAGCCCTAACCTCCAGGAAGTCTACGGCTTTGAGGGTACCTGCTTTGAGGGACTTATTGGGGGGCTCGCGATTAAAATAGCGAGAACTCTTAGCCACTAGAGAGCCCTAACCTCCAGGAAGTCTACGGCTTTGAGGGTACCTGCTTTGAGGGACTTATTGGGGGGCTCGCGATTAAAATGTTGGGTGGCCTTgaactctttatttttcttaggGTTGGGCCATATGCATCACATTTAGTGCTTTTAATATCAACCTCTATACCCTTgtagattttttaaaacatgtCATTTTTGGAagttgtctatatatatacatttttcttgattttttttcctagtaaaatgaaaagaaaattaaatatcctTTCAATTCAAGAagtttaaaaatcaaaaacaCTGAGTAATATATCCAATGCAAGAGAGATGACATTCATTTCTAATTGATtcacatattaaattaattatttatgatagtAAAGTTATGAGAtcaattcttttcaaaatttgtattacctatattttattttatatcaaaatcattttgctttagaataattatgttgatatttgacataatattataaagtattataatacatataagaaGTTGTTCGATTTTGTCCCatgcaataaatatatataatctaattttatcatattttaaagtttaaattataaaagtaatttgagaaaatgcaTCATATCTTCCACATATCCAAGTACATTGATCTCATGTCAAAAATAGAATACTTCTTTATAAAGACTCATTAAAAGATtagaaacatatatatcttttttattttgaattgaattcgggcataaaaataattattctccAAATTACTGgttcaaaacttttaaaatattacataaattgagACGCATGtgtatgaaatataaataaacttttaaaatattacataaattgagACGCATGtgtatgaaatataaataaattattcaaacctaattttttatctaagttattaatttagtatgaattatattgaacataattaattaaacttgtactcctcaataaattacacattGTCGAATTGTAATGATCTTTGTTGTGCTCTtctgattatattatttttagttaaaagtATTAGATCATTTCTGTTAATTATCAACTTATTTATCTCACTGAAAAATTAGatagaataattattaatcccACGTGaatttaattggatatatttagtctctattttctttatatatttttttattacatataaaataaaatttataaaaaaatttgactttTTGTACACCTATTTAGTGACTTTTTGTATAcctatatttttgtttataaggaatataaatatgtgatgCTCATACTCttaaaatagtatatttttatgtatttatatataaaatgtagacaagatatataaatatatagataaaatatttggattttaattaaatctaaataatagattacatacaaaattaattaataattttagaactcAATGAacctattttattaaatttgttacaaGATTGTACAAATTCAatgttttcaattaatatatttattaaattaagttagacaaatttttaaaaaccatgtatgttttctttgtaggctttttataaaaaaccATGTATGTTTACTGGGACTGTTCTCGAAggttttgttcaaatttttggAACAAATTAATGCAAATTGATCCCGAGACCAAGAAATACTATGGTCAAGAAATCATCAATGagatggaggaaaaattacaagaatataaagttcttacagaaaaagaagaaaatcaaacacCCAATCCTTTTGAGCGTATCTCCTAAAGAATTCTGAATAAGAAAATGGGTAATCACGAAAGACCAAATGATTGAGGAATACCTCAAGCAAATGCagaatgatttgaaaaagaatcttTCAGGAATTGCTTCTCCCATGGAGACCTCAAgtaaaaatggagaaaataaattttctagtCTAGCTGGGGAAGCTCAAAatccatttgaaaaattttctcaaGAAGAATTTCTTGATAATCTATTTAAAGGAATCCGGGAGacattaaaaggaaaataaaaaatggacattTCAGAATCATCTGAAGACAAAGAGGATCACAAGCAATCGGGATCAGAATCAGAAGGAAGTAGCTTCTCCAGATTTATGAAGAAATGAAGTGACAGCAGAGCAAGTCAACAGAATTGACCAAATGACACGTGTCGACAATGAGATGACACTTGACAGATGAAAGCCATGCGGACgtgaaaaattgatttcaagTCCGAACCCACtggttataaatataaccTTCTCCCCCCTTTTTACAGATTCCTCGGAAGCCTTCATGTATTGAAGCTGAGGCACTTGCActtgtaatttctttctctttccttaGTTATAAAAAGTTTCATTTGGCATAAGAAGAGTTACAAACCACCTGTAAGTTttcttatttaacttttgcatttgttattttcattcttgtttctgttttttgttAGCCTAATGCAAGGTTAAATTGTTGCTGCTGAATTATTCAACTATAATAGAGATAGCATGGTTatatagatgtatatatatatatatataaagagtatttttcattactaATAAAGATAAGGAGAAATTGAAGGAACTTAATGATAAGGCTCCCTGGGTCGTCGGCTTAAACTATGGGTATGAATGAGGTCGGCCTTGCCATTACTGCCTGGTTTTGCCGTTTTTTGGCGCTAATTTTTGGGCTTTAGTGTGGTATTTTCTGACCAAAATTCATACCTATTAGTTTAAATCAATGTAAAAGGTTCCCAACTTAGTCTTTCCTTATGTTATTCgtttctctttatatttatcataataaaaaatattcttttttatgcaTTCCACCTAAATGGACAGTTTTCCCTACCGCCTACATGGTCGGATTTATCTTTTTACTGTTGTGCATTTCGCCTACATGGTCGGTTCTTCCTACCGCCTCATGGCtggatttaaattttcatgatttttcttCGATCCTCCATGACCTTCAGTCATGGCTATATggtatcaaaaaatattattattattattattattttaaattatgagatcAAATCATAAActttttacatagatatagttgaaattaatatatattcacaatctgcaaaatttatatatttataaatattagtataacattgatgtaattatcatcttacattgttgaacaacatgggttaatcggaccatcaaaattcagatcaaaccgttatatatgataaaacttacaaaaaaatacatttggtaaaattttagacttattggatatacagatgtcgagatatcgtattcggaacataaatataatcattcaagacggtgtatcgttgaattaagccatgtgattttaaattataccgtctgatatgatctaatggacacagtcttgtatatatttaaatttcgtatgaatcaggtgttcgaattttaagatatcgtaattattgattaaactttttaatctcattatatataataaaataataattaaaattgttcaaccatcatcatcatcattattattattgttgttgttgttgttattattatgatttttagattaattcataggaattactaaattttgacataaatttataaataataaaaaatcataagtcaattacttatcaatttaaaaaatgttaacgtaatacaaatatatattaaaatataacataaagttctatatataatattaaacaataattttaattataaaaaatattataatttactaagttgttgattaaatttatttttgtataaagatttaatgtataaataaaagtatcataatttattattatctaaaataaaatgtataatattgattaataattataatatgtggtcaattttgattataaaactgattaaatattaaatataaaattaaatatataaagaattcaaaaataaaatataaaaaaaataaaaaatattcaccagctcgcgagcCGATGAACAGCCTtttttgagctcgagctcgagctcgaacttgaatttttcaaactcaCGGACTAGCTCGACTCATTTGCCACCCTAGACACAATCTCGAGGAATGGACAACTTTGGCGAAGTTATGGAATTGGTCTTGGGACAAAGCCCTTAATTGTTAAGAGTTAGTGACCAATAATATCGCTCGCTCTCAGGCCCTTAAAATTGTGGATGAAAATCCATATGCAATTCGAGATGTATTTTGTTGACCATCTATACAACATAGAGTCCACAAAGTGGTCCTACTGAAGGAAATTAACCCATTTGCAGCCAGGCCTTCTTAAGTTGAATATCTGCATGTTCTACTAAACACTCAACCCTCAACAAACAAAAATGCGTGCATAATCCCGCGACACACTGAACCTGACTAGTCTTAAGAAGGTAACAGGCTGTACagctttttccttttccttggaTGAGTATCCCCCACAATTTTGTTGAAGAGCATGGTTGATTAttcaaatccaatttttctacaatttctTCGGAGGTTTCTGGTTCACCTAATGGAGTCGTAAGTTCTTCCACTAAGATAACACCATTTGGGATGCCGCGTCCTCCTctccatttttcttgaatcatGGGCCAGTTATCTGCTATAGCCTTTTCTTTAACCGTTTTAATCCTCATCTTTGGTGTAGATCCGTCTCCATTAGTACCGTTGCCATTACAGTAGATGTGGACAAGAAAAGGGGCTTCATCAAGATTATGAACAATCTGCAAACAGTGGAAGCGCATAGACGAGGTTAGGTCGGTCAAACCTTTGTGGCGTGGTGAACAATGCAAGTACGTGGAAGTGATATTACATAGGTCGTCGTGCGGATGGAATATGGAAAATAAAACTaaggagaaggaaaaagataaatttaattcttaCAGAAATTATGTAGTCACCTCAACTGCAGAATCTCTGACCCATTGATCAAGTTTTtgagaattaatatattcttcctcctcctcctcctccataGCCTGATCTTGCTTGAGTAGAGGGTGAACGTGGTAACTGTTTGTCTGGTGTGATTGGGAGATCGAATCAAGATCGCCGATATGATGAAACAGAGATGATCTTGGGGACTTGTTGATTGAGCTAATGAGGTCCATAAATGGCGGACCGGGAGTTAGAAGGTTTTTCCTGTACAAAATACTTTTGAGTTTGGATTTGCGAGAAGAATGACTCGCTGCAAACCAAGTGCGACCTGGATGTCTTTTTTGTGGACAGCTAATTTTATGTGGACAGGAATAAGCATAACCCCCCCGGGCGGGCTTTAAAGATGTCATCGCCTGCTGCACCTTCCGCCCTGACCTTGAACTGAATGGCGAGAGAGGCAGCACCCGAGGATTTTTGAGGCGGAAAAGTAgcccttcttcttc includes:
- the LOC105162974 gene encoding uncharacterized protein LOC105162974, giving the protein MTSLKPARGGYAYSCPHKISCPQKRHPGRTWFAASHSSRKSKLKSILYRKNLLTPGPPFMDLISSINKSPRSSLFHHIGDLDSISQSHQTNSYHVHPLLKQDQAMEEEEEEEYINSQKLDQWVRDSAVEIVHNLDEAPFLVHIYCNGNGTNGDGSTPKMRIKTVKEKAIADNWPMIQEKWRGGRGIPNGVILVEELTTPLGEPETSEEIVEKLDLNNQPCSSTKLWGILIQGKGKSCTACYLLKTSQVQCVAGLCTHFCLLRVECLVEHADIQLKKAWLQMG